In Pseudomonas lalkuanensis, the following are encoded in one genomic region:
- a CDS encoding acyl-CoA thioesterase — translation MIDIEEEENLTPQGDLALQITALPRETNGFGDIYGGWLVSQMDLAGTAMASKVAAGRVATVAIDRMAFLVPVAVGAQLSFYTQTLEIGRSSIQMLVEVWSDDPLSSEWRKVTEAVFVFVAIDGSGRTRPVPPRRG, via the coding sequence ATGATCGATATCGAAGAAGAAGAGAACCTCACCCCGCAAGGCGACCTCGCCCTCCAGATCACCGCGCTCCCGCGGGAAACCAACGGCTTTGGCGATATCTACGGCGGCTGGCTGGTTTCCCAGATGGACCTGGCCGGTACCGCAATGGCCAGCAAGGTGGCTGCGGGCCGCGTGGCCACCGTGGCCATCGACCGCATGGCCTTCCTGGTACCGGTGGCCGTGGGCGCCCAGCTCTCCTTCTATACCCAGACCCTGGAGATCGGCCGCAGCTCGATCCAGATGCTGGTCGAAGTCTGGAGCGACGACCCGCTTTCCAGCGAATGGCGCAAGGTCACCGAAGCGGTGTTCGTCTTCGTCGCCATCGACGGCAGCGGTCGTACCCGCCCGGTCCCGCCGCGCCGGGGCTGA
- a CDS encoding ABC transporter permease: protein MRWRDGLGLCGSALSSQPLRSLLTLLGVAIGIAAVALLTAMGEGVRNRVLDSFAQFGTRVVTVRPGTLPTGGIGGILASARPLTIADADALGRLPHADAVVPIIQGNGDIQAEGRQRRVDILGTGSQLAEAWRVHMALGQFLPPSRDGRTPPYVVLGAKLATELFGGASPVGQRVRVGGMSFRVIGVMASKGNLLGFDLDDIAYIPVDWAESLFNREGLVKIHVLFDDSTPAEPFADAVRRLLVERHGREDFRMTSQGDLLGSLNRILATITLGIAALGGVSLFVGAVGILTIMTTTVGERTAEIGLLRALGAAPRQVLALFLVEATLLSLLGGVLGLVMVGVMLGLLQLMLPGLPLSLSPPLVLLALLLSVLVGMGAGLAPARRAARLHPVDALRLE from the coding sequence ATGCGCTGGCGCGATGGCCTCGGCCTGTGCGGCTCGGCCCTTTCCAGCCAGCCCCTGCGCAGCCTGCTGACCCTGCTCGGCGTGGCCATCGGCATTGCCGCCGTGGCGCTGCTCACTGCCATGGGCGAGGGCGTGCGCAACCGCGTGCTGGACAGCTTCGCGCAGTTCGGTACGCGAGTCGTCACGGTGCGTCCGGGCACCCTGCCCACGGGCGGCATCGGCGGCATTCTCGCCAGCGCGCGGCCCCTGACCATCGCCGATGCCGACGCCCTGGGTCGCCTGCCTCATGCCGACGCCGTGGTGCCAATCATCCAGGGCAATGGCGATATCCAGGCGGAAGGCCGGCAGCGGCGCGTGGATATCCTCGGCACCGGTTCGCAGCTGGCGGAGGCCTGGCGCGTGCATATGGCCCTGGGGCAGTTCCTGCCACCCTCGCGGGACGGCCGCACGCCTCCTTATGTGGTGCTCGGTGCGAAGCTGGCGACAGAGCTGTTCGGCGGCGCCAGCCCGGTGGGTCAGCGGGTGCGGGTGGGCGGAATGAGCTTCCGGGTGATCGGGGTAATGGCGAGCAAGGGCAACCTGCTGGGCTTCGACCTCGACGACATCGCCTACATCCCGGTGGACTGGGCGGAGAGTCTGTTCAACCGCGAGGGCCTGGTGAAGATCCACGTGCTGTTCGACGACAGCACGCCGGCCGAACCCTTCGCCGACGCGGTGCGCCGGTTGCTGGTGGAGCGCCACGGCCGTGAGGATTTCCGCATGACCTCCCAGGGCGACCTGCTGGGCAGCCTGAATCGCATCCTCGCCACCATCACCCTGGGTATCGCGGCGCTGGGCGGGGTTTCCCTGTTCGTGGGGGCGGTGGGCATCCTCACCATCATGACCACCACCGTTGGCGAACGGACCGCCGAGATCGGCCTGCTCCGCGCCCTGGGGGCCGCGCCGCGCCAGGTGCTGGCGCTGTTCCTCGTCGAGGCGACGCTGCTGTCGCTGCTGGGTGGGGTGCTGGGGCTGGTGATGGTGGGCGTCATGCTTGGGCTGTTGCAGCTGATGTTGCCTGGGCTGCCGCTGAGCCTGAGCCCGCCGCTGGTGCTGCTGGCGTTGTTGCTGTCGGTGCTGGTGGGGATGGGCGCGGGTCTGGCACCGGCCCGGCGCGCGGCGAGATTGCACCCGGTGGATGCCTTGCGCCTGGAGTGA
- a CDS encoding ABC transporter permease — MDPLDACRFWLGAMRGHGSRSAMLLLAMAVGVFFVTLLGGLGEGARAYVLGEFSLLGRDILIVLPGRNETTGGMPPITGMAPRSLTQADAAALGRLPAVRRVAPLHAGQVEISHDNRNREALTLGTTRDFFALRQLRLAQGQPLPVLEPGQGGEVCVIGSRLRQELFGSTPVLGQWLRAGDRRFRVIGVLDQRGESLGMDFSEALIVPVASAEALFDREGLFRVFVEARGPSYLESARRQVLATLTERHQGEEDVTLLSQDSMLAAFDGILSGLTLALAGIAAISLLVAGILIMNVTWIAVLQRTAEIGLLKAVGASSAQVRLLFLGEAALLALLGAGTGLALGELLLWVGRLATDLPLHAPWWARLGAPSLAVAAALLFAWLPARHAAAQVPVQALQPKGSH; from the coding sequence ATGGACCCGCTGGACGCCTGTCGCTTCTGGCTCGGCGCGATGCGTGGACATGGATCACGCAGTGCCATGCTGCTGCTGGCGATGGCCGTGGGGGTGTTCTTCGTGACCCTGCTGGGCGGCCTGGGGGAGGGCGCGCGGGCCTACGTGCTGGGGGAGTTCTCCCTGCTCGGGCGCGACATTCTCATCGTCCTGCCCGGCCGTAATGAAACCACGGGCGGCATGCCGCCCATCACCGGCATGGCGCCCCGGTCCCTGACCCAGGCGGATGCCGCCGCCCTCGGCCGCTTGCCAGCGGTACGCCGCGTGGCGCCGCTGCATGCCGGGCAGGTGGAAATCAGCCACGACAACCGCAATCGCGAGGCCCTGACCCTGGGCACCACCCGTGACTTCTTCGCCCTCCGCCAGCTTCGCCTCGCCCAAGGGCAACCGCTGCCGGTGCTGGAGCCGGGGCAGGGGGGCGAGGTCTGCGTGATCGGCAGCCGTCTGCGTCAGGAACTGTTCGGCAGCACCCCGGTCCTGGGCCAGTGGCTGCGGGCCGGCGACCGGCGCTTCCGGGTGATCGGGGTGCTGGACCAGCGCGGCGAATCCCTGGGGATGGACTTTTCGGAGGCGCTGATCGTGCCGGTGGCCAGCGCCGAGGCGTTGTTCGATCGCGAGGGACTGTTTCGTGTGTTCGTCGAGGCCCGTGGCCCCAGTTACCTCGAAAGTGCGCGGCGGCAGGTCCTGGCGACCCTGACCGAGCGCCATCAGGGGGAGGAAGACGTCACTCTGCTCAGCCAGGACTCCATGCTCGCGGCCTTCGACGGCATCCTCAGCGGGCTGACCCTGGCCTTGGCCGGCATCGCGGCCATCAGCCTGCTGGTGGCCGGCATCCTGATCATGAACGTCACCTGGATCGCCGTGTTGCAGCGCACCGCCGAGATCGGCCTGCTCAAGGCGGTGGGCGCCAGTTCGGCACAGGTGCGGCTGCTGTTCCTCGGCGAGGCGGCCCTGCTGGCGTTGCTGGGGGCCGGTACCGGGCTGGCGCTGGGTGAGTTGCTGCTCTGGGTTGGACGGCTGGCCACCGACCTGCCGCTGCATGCGCCCTGGTGGGCGCGCTTGGGTGCGCCGTCACTCGCGGTGGCGGCGGCGCTGCTGTTCGCCTGGCTGCCGGCCAGGCACGCCGCGGCCCAGGTGCCGGTGCAGGCGTTGCAGCCGAAAGGGAGCCATTGA
- a CDS encoding ABC transporter ATP-binding protein — translation MILMHQVSRCFQLGQERVRGVDHLDLDVADGEYLAITGASGSGKSTLLNILGLLDAPDSGEFWLDEEPTAGLSEARRAALRSRLIGFVFQSFHLIPRLTALENIELPMLLAGIEPGERRRRSLQLAERLGLAERLRHHPAELSGGQRQRVAIARAMVMRPRLLLADEPTGNLDSQSGAEVVELLEELNAEGLTLILVTHDAQHAARAHRQIQMRDGCILCDRRQGALH, via the coding sequence ATGATTCTCATGCACCAGGTCAGCCGCTGCTTCCAGTTGGGGCAGGAGCGGGTGCGCGGCGTCGACCATCTCGACCTGGACGTGGCCGATGGCGAGTACCTGGCCATTACCGGCGCGTCCGGTTCGGGCAAGTCCACCCTGCTGAATATCCTCGGGCTGCTGGATGCGCCGGACAGCGGCGAGTTCTGGCTGGACGAGGAGCCCACCGCCGGTTTGAGTGAAGCGCGCCGTGCGGCCCTGCGCAGCCGGCTGATCGGCTTCGTGTTCCAGTCCTTCCACTTGATTCCGCGCCTGACCGCGCTGGAGAACATCGAGCTGCCCATGCTGCTGGCCGGCATCGAGCCCGGCGAGCGTCGCCGCCGCAGCCTGCAGCTGGCCGAGCGCCTCGGCCTGGCCGAGCGGCTGCGGCATCATCCGGCCGAGCTGTCCGGCGGCCAGCGCCAGCGGGTGGCCATCGCCCGCGCCATGGTGATGCGGCCGCGCCTGCTGCTGGCCGATGAGCCCACCGGCAACCTCGACAGCCAGTCCGGCGCCGAGGTGGTGGAGTTGCTGGAGGAGCTCAATGCCGAGGGCCTGACCCTGATCCTGGTGACCCACGACGCCCAACACGCTGCCCGCGCCCACCGCCAGATCCAGATGCGCGACGGCTGCATTCTCTGCGACCGGCGCCAGGGAGCGCTGCACTGA
- a CDS encoding efflux RND transporter periplasmic adaptor subunit, with protein sequence MRKLLIIIPIFASLAMLLGLWARPDPVPVQLVEVGKGEVETLVANTRAGTVKACRRAHLSFKTGGQVSELLIHAGQRVQAGDVLMRLRQDDLQARVEEARARLDAQRNLREQSCRQASQDSRDQQRLERLAERKLASEDLMDQSVTRARLSQLLCSGGEAKIREAEASLDLQLAQLDQATLRAPFAGIVAEINGELGEVVTPSPPGIPTPPAVDLIDDQCLYVEAPIDEVDAALVRPGMPVRITLDAFRGRSFAGRVSRIAPFVQELEKQARTVDVEVKFEQVPADLMLLSGYSADVEILLAQREQTLRVPTESLLDGGKVLRYDPSNGHLREQKVEIGLANWRWSEVKGGLAAGDRILPSLQHEGLADGSVVSPRADAGEAAP encoded by the coding sequence ATGCGCAAGTTACTGATAATTATTCCTATTTTTGCCTCCCTGGCGATGTTGCTGGGGCTCTGGGCGCGGCCCGATCCGGTGCCCGTGCAACTGGTGGAAGTGGGTAAAGGTGAAGTGGAAACCCTGGTGGCCAACACCCGAGCGGGTACGGTGAAGGCCTGCCGGCGCGCGCACCTGTCGTTCAAGACTGGCGGGCAGGTCAGCGAACTGCTGATCCATGCCGGGCAGCGGGTGCAGGCGGGGGACGTGCTGATGCGCCTGCGCCAGGACGACCTGCAGGCGCGGGTGGAGGAAGCCCGCGCGCGCCTCGATGCCCAGCGCAACCTGCGCGAACAGAGCTGCCGCCAGGCCAGCCAGGACAGCCGCGACCAGCAGCGTCTCGAACGCCTGGCCGAGCGCAAGCTGGCCTCCGAGGATCTGATGGACCAGAGCGTTACCCGCGCGCGGCTCTCGCAGCTGCTGTGCAGTGGTGGCGAGGCGAAGATCCGCGAGGCCGAAGCCAGCCTCGACCTGCAACTGGCGCAACTGGACCAGGCCACCCTGCGGGCGCCCTTCGCCGGCATAGTCGCGGAGATCAACGGCGAGCTGGGCGAGGTGGTGACGCCCTCGCCACCGGGCATCCCCACGCCGCCGGCGGTGGATCTGATCGACGACCAATGCCTCTATGTGGAAGCGCCCATCGACGAAGTGGACGCCGCCCTGGTGCGTCCGGGCATGCCGGTGCGCATCACCCTGGACGCCTTCCGTGGGCGCAGCTTCGCGGGCCGGGTGAGCCGCATAGCGCCCTTCGTGCAAGAGCTGGAAAAGCAGGCGCGCACGGTGGACGTGGAAGTGAAGTTCGAACAGGTTCCGGCGGACCTGATGCTGCTCAGCGGCTACAGCGCCGATGTGGAGATCCTCCTGGCCCAGCGGGAACAGACCCTTCGGGTGCCTACGGAAAGCCTGCTGGACGGCGGCAAGGTGCTGCGCTACGACCCGAGCAACGGCCACCTGCGGGAGCAGAAAGTGGAGATCGGCCTGGCCAACTGGCGCTGGAGCGAGGTGAAGGGCGGGCTGGCTGCCGGCGATCGTATCCTGCCCAGCCTGCAGCATGAGGGCCTGGCCGACGGCAGTGTGGTCAGCCCCCGCGCCGACGCCGGAGAGGCGGCGCCATGA
- a CDS encoding D-hexose-6-phosphate mutarotase produces the protein MYDETLPTVEQLEVDELVCWRVHTRHGELLMTQQGAQVLSYQPHGEEPVIWLSGQAAYQKGKAVRGGVPVCWPWFGDLRRNPAEIQGMHQGGPICPAHGLVRERDWTLLGIDSEGPAVRLDFALDTASEPLPGWPHAAELKLSILMDEQLRLTLSTRNTGDRPLAISQALHSYFAVSDIQGVEVEGLDDCRYIETLEDWQERKQKGPVSFRGETDRIYLETPRRMAIVDRAWKRRILLEADGSASAVVWNPWIDKSRRLSQFAEDAWKGMLCIETARVMDDFLVLRPGEEQRMVLNISSTPL, from the coding sequence ATGTACGACGAAACCCTGCCCACCGTGGAACAGCTGGAGGTGGATGAACTGGTCTGCTGGCGGGTGCATACCCGTCACGGGGAATTGCTGATGACACAACAAGGCGCGCAGGTCCTGAGCTACCAGCCCCACGGCGAAGAGCCGGTGATCTGGCTCAGCGGCCAGGCCGCCTACCAGAAGGGCAAGGCGGTGCGCGGCGGCGTACCGGTGTGCTGGCCCTGGTTCGGCGACCTGCGGCGCAACCCCGCCGAAATCCAGGGCATGCACCAGGGCGGCCCGATCTGCCCGGCCCACGGCCTGGTACGCGAGCGCGACTGGACGCTGCTTGGCATCGACAGCGAAGGCCCGGCGGTGCGCCTGGACTTCGCCCTCGACACCGCCAGCGAACCGCTGCCCGGCTGGCCCCATGCCGCCGAACTGAAGCTGTCCATCCTGATGGATGAGCAACTGCGGTTGACCCTGTCCACCCGCAATACCGGCGACCGCCCCCTGGCCATCAGCCAGGCATTGCACAGCTACTTCGCCGTCAGCGATATCCAGGGCGTGGAAGTGGAAGGCCTCGACGACTGCCGCTACATCGAGACCCTGGAAGACTGGCAGGAGCGCAAGCAGAAGGGGCCTGTCTCCTTCCGCGGCGAAACCGACCGCATCTACCTGGAAACGCCGCGACGCATGGCCATCGTCGACCGCGCCTGGAAGCGCCGCATCCTGCTGGAAGCCGACGGTTCCGCGTCCGCCGTGGTGTGGAACCCCTGGATCGACAAGTCCCGGCGCCTGTCCCAGTTCGCCGAGGATGCCTGGAAGGGCATGCTCTGCATCGAAACCGCGCGGGTGATGGACGACTTCCTGGTGCTGCGACCCGGCGAAGAACAGCGGATGGTGCTCAACATCAGCAGCACGCCACTCTGA
- a CDS encoding DUF3299 domain-containing protein produces MRRLACLLLLFCCTLARAELPETDWLELMPPEDRKALEEMPDISHDTPEADGTFGQQGGLKQQDKNLPAVMYSAKTVAAFNGKKIHIGGYPVPLESDAKGRSTLFFLVPYPGACIHVPPPPPNQIVLVRYPEGIQLDDIYAPIWVDGTLKVEQVSNDLADAAYAMDAGSVRLVEEGDL; encoded by the coding sequence ATGCGCCGCCTTGCCTGCCTGCTCCTGCTGTTCTGCTGCACCCTCGCCCGCGCTGAACTTCCCGAAACCGACTGGCTGGAACTCATGCCGCCAGAGGACCGCAAGGCCCTCGAGGAAATGCCGGACATCAGCCACGACACGCCCGAGGCCGACGGCACCTTCGGCCAGCAGGGCGGCCTGAAGCAGCAGGACAAGAACCTGCCGGCGGTGATGTATTCCGCGAAGACCGTGGCGGCGTTCAACGGCAAGAAGATCCACATCGGCGGCTACCCGGTGCCGCTGGAGAGCGATGCCAAGGGCCGCAGCACGCTGTTCTTCCTGGTGCCGTATCCCGGCGCCTGCATCCATGTTCCGCCGCCGCCGCCGAACCAGATCGTGCTGGTGCGCTACCCCGAGGGCATCCAGCTCGACGACATCTACGCGCCCATCTGGGTCGACGGCACCCTCAAGGTGGAACAGGTCAGCAACGACCTGGCCGACGCCGCCTATGCCATGGATGCCGGCAGCGTACGGTTGGTCGAGGAAGGGGACCTGTAG
- a CDS encoding GlsB/YeaQ/YmgE family stress response membrane protein, with product MGIIGTIIIGLIVGLIARFIKPGDDSMGWIMTILLGVGGSLLATYGGQAVGIYQAGQAAGFIGAVVGAVVLLVIYNFVKKS from the coding sequence ATGGGCATCATCGGCACTATCATCATCGGGCTGATCGTTGGCCTGATCGCACGTTTCATCAAACCTGGCGACGACAGCATGGGCTGGATCATGACGATTCTGCTCGGTGTCGGTGGTTCGCTGCTGGCCACCTATGGCGGCCAGGCCGTGGGCATATACCAGGCCGGGCAGGCCGCGGGCTTCATCGGTGCGGTGGTAGGCGCGGTGGTGCTGCTGGTGATCTACAACTTCGTCAAGAAAAGCTGA
- a CDS encoding 5-(carboxyamino)imidazole ribonucleotide synthase — MKIGVIGGGQLGRMMALAGTPLGMTFAFLDPAPDACAQALGEHIRADYGDQDHLRQLADEVDLVTFEFESVPAETVAFLSQFVPVYPSAEALRIARDRWFEKSMFKDLGIPTPEFADIQSQADLDAAAASIGLPAVLKTRTLGYDGKGQKVLRKPEDVVGAFAELGSVPCILEGFVPFTGEVSLVAVRARDGQTRFYPLVHNTHENGILRLSIASTEHPLQALAEDYVGRVLTQLDYVGVLAFEFFEVDGGLKANEIAPRVHNSGHWTIEGAECSQFENHLRAVAGLPLGSTAKLGESAMLNFIGEVPAVDKVIAVDDCHLHHYGKAFKAGRKVGHATLRCADRATLDRQIAAVEALIVKA; from the coding sequence ATGAAGATCGGCGTAATCGGTGGCGGCCAGCTCGGCCGCATGATGGCCCTGGCGGGCACCCCGCTGGGCATGACCTTCGCTTTCCTCGACCCGGCGCCGGACGCCTGCGCCCAGGCACTTGGCGAGCACATCCGCGCCGACTACGGCGACCAGGACCACCTGCGCCAGCTGGCCGATGAAGTGGACCTGGTGACCTTCGAGTTCGAGAGCGTGCCGGCCGAGACCGTGGCCTTCCTCTCGCAGTTCGTGCCGGTCTACCCGAGCGCCGAAGCCCTGCGCATCGCCCGCGACCGCTGGTTCGAGAAGTCGATGTTCAAGGACCTCGGCATCCCCACCCCGGAATTCGCCGATATCCAGTCCCAGGCCGACCTCGACGCCGCAGCCGCCAGCATCGGCCTGCCGGCCGTGCTCAAGACCCGCACCCTGGGCTACGACGGCAAGGGCCAGAAGGTCCTGCGCAAGCCCGAGGATGTGGTCGGCGCCTTCGCCGAACTGGGCAGCGTGCCCTGCATCCTCGAAGGTTTCGTGCCCTTCACCGGCGAAGTCTCGCTGGTGGCGGTGCGTGCCCGTGATGGCCAGACCCGCTTCTACCCGCTGGTGCACAACACCCACGAGAACGGCATCCTGCGCCTGTCCATCGCCAGCACCGAGCATCCGTTGCAGGCCCTGGCCGAGGACTACGTCGGCCGCGTGCTGACCCAGCTGGACTACGTCGGCGTGCTGGCCTTCGAGTTCTTCGAAGTGGACGGCGGCCTGAAGGCCAACGAGATCGCCCCGCGCGTGCACAACTCCGGCCACTGGACCATCGAAGGCGCCGAGTGCAGCCAGTTCGAGAACCACCTGCGTGCCGTCGCCGGCCTGCCGCTGGGCTCCACTGCCAAGCTGGGCGAGAGCGCGATGCTCAACTTCATCGGCGAAGTACCGGCTGTGGACAAGGTGATCGCCGTCGACGACTGCCACCTGCACCACTATGGCAAGGCCTTCAAGGCTGGCCGCAAGGTGGGCCACGCCACCCTGCGTTGCGCGGACCGCGCCACCCTCGATCGCCAGATCGCTGCAGTGGAAGCGCTGATCGTCAAAGCCTGA
- the purE gene encoding 5-(carboxyamino)imidazole ribonucleotide mutase, whose amino-acid sequence MSALVGVIMGSKSDWSTLSHTADMLEKLGIPYEVKVVSAHRTPDLLFQYAEEAEGRGIEVIIAGAGGAAHLPGMCAAKTHLPVLGVPVQSSMLSGVDSLLSIVQMPAGIPVATLAIGKAGAINAALLAASILGGKYPKYHVALKDFRREQTDMVLDNPDPREA is encoded by the coding sequence ATGAGCGCACTGGTAGGCGTGATCATGGGCTCCAAGTCCGATTGGAGCACCCTCAGCCACACCGCCGACATGCTGGAAAAGCTGGGCATTCCCTATGAAGTGAAGGTGGTATCCGCCCACCGCACCCCGGACCTGCTGTTCCAGTACGCCGAAGAGGCCGAAGGCCGTGGCATCGAGGTGATCATTGCCGGTGCCGGCGGTGCCGCCCACCTGCCGGGCATGTGCGCCGCCAAGACCCACTTGCCGGTACTCGGCGTGCCGGTGCAGTCGTCCATGCTCTCGGGCGTCGACTCCCTGCTGTCCATCGTGCAGATGCCCGCCGGCATCCCGGTCGCCACCCTGGCCATCGGCAAGGCCGGTGCGATCAACGCCGCCCTGCTGGCCGCGAGCATCCTCGGCGGCAAGTACCCGAAATACCACGTGGCGCTGAAGGACTTCCGCCGCGAGCAGACCGACATGGTCCTGGACAACCCGGACCCGCGTGAGGCCTGA
- the adhP gene encoding alcohol dehydrogenase AdhP: MLASGSGAESETSSKEVHVLNQTMKAAVVHAFGEPLRIEEVKVPLPGPGQILVKIEASGVCHTDLHAAEGDWPVKPSLPFIPGHEGVGYVAAVGAGVSRVKEGDRVGVPWLYTACGCCEHCLTGWETLCESQQNTGYSVNGGYAEYVLADPNFVGILPKNVEFAEIAPILCAGVTVYKGLKVTGARPGQWVAISGIGGLGHVAVQYARAMGLHVAAVDVDDAKLELARKLGASLTINALDENPAEVIQRNIGGAHGVLVTAVSNSAFGQGIGMARRGGTVALVGLPPGDFPTPIFDVVLKAISITGSIVGTRADLQEALDFAGEGLVKATIHRDKLDNINGIFEQMRAGKIEGRIVVEI; encoded by the coding sequence ATGCTCGCAAGCGGTAGCGGCGCAGAATCGGAAACCTCTTCCAAGGAGGTGCATGTCTTGAACCAGACCATGAAAGCCGCGGTAGTCCACGCCTTCGGCGAGCCGCTACGGATCGAGGAAGTGAAGGTTCCCCTGCCCGGCCCGGGGCAGATTCTCGTGAAGATAGAAGCCTCGGGCGTGTGCCACACCGACCTGCATGCCGCCGAAGGCGACTGGCCGGTGAAACCCAGCCTGCCCTTCATTCCCGGCCACGAGGGCGTGGGCTACGTCGCGGCGGTGGGTGCCGGCGTCAGTCGAGTCAAGGAGGGCGACCGCGTCGGCGTGCCCTGGCTCTACACCGCCTGCGGCTGCTGCGAACACTGCCTGACCGGCTGGGAAACCCTCTGCGAGAGCCAGCAGAACACCGGCTACTCGGTGAACGGCGGCTACGCCGAATACGTGCTGGCAGACCCTAACTTCGTCGGAATCCTGCCGAAAAACGTCGAATTCGCCGAGATCGCGCCGATTCTTTGTGCCGGCGTCACCGTCTACAAGGGCCTGAAAGTCACCGGTGCGCGGCCCGGCCAGTGGGTGGCGATTTCCGGCATTGGCGGCCTCGGCCATGTGGCGGTCCAGTACGCCCGCGCCATGGGGCTGCACGTAGCCGCCGTGGATGTCGATGACGCCAAGCTGGAACTGGCGCGCAAGCTCGGCGCCAGCCTGACCATCAACGCACTCGATGAGAACCCCGCCGAAGTGATCCAGCGCAACATCGGCGGCGCCCACGGCGTGCTGGTCACGGCCGTCTCCAACAGCGCCTTCGGCCAGGGCATCGGCATGGCCCGGCGCGGCGGCACAGTGGCGCTGGTGGGCCTGCCGCCGGGCGACTTCCCCACGCCGATCTTCGACGTGGTGCTCAAAGCCATCAGCATCACCGGTTCCATCGTCGGCACCCGCGCCGACCTCCAGGAAGCCCTGGACTTCGCCGGTGAAGGCCTGGTCAAGGCCACCATCCACCGCGACAAGCTGGACAACATCAACGGCATCTTCGAGCAGATGCGCGCCGGGAAGATCGAAGGCCGCATCGTGGTCGAGATATAG
- a CDS encoding LysR substrate-binding domain-containing protein produces MNLETKWLEDFVALANTRSFSQAAERRFVTQPAFSRRIRSLEAALGLTLVNRSRTPVELTESGQLFLVTARSMVDQLGEVVRHLHHLEGQQGEVLQFAAAHSLALGFFPQWISRLRADGLNIASRLIATNVGEAVHSLREGGCDLILAFYDPDAALQMDPEIFPSMHLGRTEMLPVCAVDASGKPLYELDSGQSVPLLAYSAGAFLGRSVNILLRQRALRSTTVYETAMADSLKSMALQGMGVAWVPRFSAQAELARGDLVVCGGSQWHVPLEIRLYRCALVRKASVRLLWRKLEGGVGGES; encoded by the coding sequence ATGAACCTGGAAACCAAATGGCTGGAAGACTTCGTCGCCCTGGCCAATACCCGCAGCTTTTCCCAGGCCGCCGAGCGGCGTTTCGTGACCCAGCCGGCCTTCAGCCGGCGCATCCGAAGTCTGGAAGCGGCACTGGGGCTGACCCTGGTGAACCGCTCGCGAACGCCGGTCGAGTTGACCGAGTCGGGCCAGCTGTTCCTGGTTACCGCGCGCAGCATGGTGGACCAGCTGGGCGAGGTGGTGCGTCACCTGCATCACCTGGAAGGCCAACAGGGTGAAGTGCTGCAGTTCGCTGCCGCCCACTCCCTGGCGCTGGGTTTCTTCCCGCAGTGGATCTCGCGGCTGCGTGCTGACGGCCTGAATATCGCCAGTCGCCTGATCGCCACCAACGTGGGCGAGGCGGTGCACTCTCTGCGCGAGGGCGGCTGTGACCTGATCCTGGCCTTCTACGACCCGGATGCGGCCCTGCAGATGGACCCGGAAATCTTCCCCTCCATGCACCTGGGCCGTACCGAGATGCTGCCGGTGTGCGCCGTGGATGCCAGCGGCAAGCCGCTCTATGAGCTGGACAGCGGCCAGAGCGTGCCGCTGCTGGCCTACAGCGCTGGTGCCTTTCTCGGTCGCTCGGTGAACATCCTGCTGCGCCAGCGCGCGCTGCGCTCCACCACTGTGTACGAAACCGCCATGGCGGACAGCCTGAAGAGCATGGCCTTGCAGGGCATGGGCGTGGCCTGGGTGCCGCGCTTCAGCGCACAGGCCGAACTGGCTCGTGGTGATCTGGTGGTGTGTGGAGGAAGCCAGTGGCATGTGCCGCTGGAAATCCGCCTGTACCGCTGCGCCCTGGTGCGCAAGGCGTCCGTGCGGCTGTTGTGGCGCAAGCTGGAAGGTGGGGTGGGCGGCGAGAGCTGA